In Pseudothermotoga hypogea DSM 11164 = NBRC 106472, the following are encoded in one genomic region:
- a CDS encoding ABC transporter ATP-binding protein, which produces MNEVLLEVKNLVKHFPVKAGIFQRTVAVVKAVDGVSFQIKKGETFGLVGESGCGKTTTGRCVLMLETPTSGEIVFKGVDITKLSQKQLRKLRPKMQIVFQDPFSSLNPRLPIKEIIGEAIAYHGIAKGREVERRVQELLEMVGLSVEHMNRYPHEFSGGQRQRICIARALATEPDLIVCDEAVSALDVSIQSQILKLLENLQAKLGVAYLFISHALNVVKYISHRIGVMYLGKLVEVAESEELYLNPLHPYTKALISAVPVPDPKLKRKKIILKGDVPSPLNPPRGCRFVTRCPQAMQVCGEIEPQLIEVAPNHFVACHLYSWA; this is translated from the coding sequence ATGAACGAAGTTCTGCTCGAAGTGAAAAACCTGGTGAAGCACTTCCCAGTGAAGGCTGGCATATTCCAAAGAACCGTTGCCGTGGTGAAGGCCGTAGACGGGGTGAGTTTCCAGATAAAGAAAGGAGAAACTTTCGGCTTGGTGGGTGAGAGTGGCTGTGGAAAGACGACCACCGGAAGATGCGTTCTGATGCTCGAGACACCCACCAGCGGTGAGATCGTTTTCAAGGGTGTGGACATAACGAAATTGAGCCAGAAACAGCTGAGAAAACTTCGTCCAAAGATGCAGATAGTTTTTCAAGATCCCTTCAGCTCGCTCAACCCCAGACTTCCAATAAAGGAGATCATCGGTGAAGCCATCGCATACCATGGAATCGCGAAAGGAAGAGAAGTTGAAAGAAGGGTTCAAGAGCTCTTAGAAATGGTGGGACTCTCCGTCGAACACATGAACAGATACCCGCACGAATTCTCTGGTGGTCAAAGACAGAGAATCTGTATCGCTCGAGCGTTGGCGACAGAGCCCGATCTCATCGTTTGTGACGAAGCCGTTTCTGCGCTCGATGTGTCCATACAGAGTCAGATACTCAAACTTCTGGAGAACCTCCAAGCAAAGCTCGGTGTGGCCTATCTGTTCATCTCGCACGCTCTGAACGTTGTCAAGTACATCTCGCACAGAATTGGTGTGATGTACCTTGGAAAGCTCGTGGAGGTTGCAGAGAGTGAGGAACTCTATCTGAACCCACTTCATCCCTACACGAAGGCGCTCATTTCGGCCGTGCCCGTTCCTGATCCAAAGCTCAAGCGAAAGAAGATCATACTCAAAGGCGATGTTCCAAGTCCTTTGAATCCACCTCGAGGATGCAGGTTCGTCACCAGATGTCCTCAAGCGATGCAGGTTTGTGGTGAGATCGAACCACAACTGATAGAGGTCGCGCCAAACCATTTCGTAGCGTGTCATTTGTACTCGTGGGCGTAG
- a CDS encoding Na+/H+ antiporter NhaC family protein: MEGTAWAVLPPLVAIVLCFLTRNVILSLFLGIFTGGLLLNGFNPIAGVVYSLEKIIGSMADEWNAKLLLFNLLMGSGIAFIWRLGGSKALADWARTKIKTKRSASVWAWLLGVIVFFNDYINSAIVGNVMRDIFEQRKISKEKLSYILDSTSAPVATFFISDWIAYQLAMIQNGLTVAGITTVAPLAAFIGSIPFNFYCIFTVLFVGIVAVSGWDFGPMLKAEIRAEKEGKTSRDGAMPMLNIDFELGKPIEKRPMIMTFVLPIVALVFVTIFGFYYTGAAQGGETLIEKLGNADAATALLWGAFAMALVGIVIALSFKLMSITEAMRTLLDGFKLMLLACAILVMAWSIGTVTKDMKLADYVVSLVGENVSFALIPAIVFLIGMFISFSTGTSWGTMAILTPIAIPVAYSITKDPWLSTTVMAGAVFAGAIFGDHCSPISDTTVLSSIFSGCDHMDHVNTQIPYAITCAMVALVMYLLYGIFKISPFVLLPIGVILLVFLARLLHARSMKSVA, from the coding sequence ATGGAAGGCACGGCGTGGGCAGTTTTACCTCCACTTGTGGCGATTGTGCTGTGCTTCCTGACAAGAAACGTCATACTTTCGCTCTTCCTCGGCATCTTCACGGGTGGTCTGCTCTTGAACGGTTTCAACCCCATCGCAGGCGTGGTTTATTCGCTCGAGAAGATCATCGGCTCCATGGCGGACGAGTGGAACGCGAAGTTGCTCTTGTTCAACCTACTCATGGGTTCAGGTATAGCCTTCATCTGGCGCTTGGGTGGTAGCAAGGCTCTGGCTGACTGGGCCAGGACGAAGATAAAGACCAAAAGATCGGCGAGCGTTTGGGCTTGGCTTCTGGGTGTCATCGTGTTCTTCAACGATTACATCAACTCTGCGATCGTTGGAAACGTGATGAGGGATATCTTCGAGCAAAGGAAGATCTCGAAAGAGAAGCTCTCCTACATCCTCGATTCGACATCTGCACCAGTCGCCACCTTTTTCATCTCCGACTGGATAGCTTACCAACTCGCGATGATCCAGAACGGATTGACCGTGGCGGGCATAACGACTGTTGCTCCTCTCGCTGCATTCATAGGAAGTATCCCGTTCAACTTCTACTGCATCTTCACCGTTCTTTTTGTCGGTATCGTAGCGGTGAGTGGCTGGGACTTCGGGCCAATGTTGAAAGCGGAGATCAGGGCTGAAAAAGAAGGCAAAACTTCCAGAGACGGCGCGATGCCGATGCTGAACATAGACTTCGAGCTTGGAAAACCGATCGAAAAAAGGCCTATGATAATGACCTTCGTGCTGCCGATCGTCGCACTCGTTTTTGTCACAATCTTCGGTTTTTACTACACCGGCGCTGCACAGGGCGGAGAAACTCTCATAGAGAAACTTGGGAACGCCGATGCGGCGACGGCACTGTTGTGGGGCGCATTTGCGATGGCGCTGGTCGGTATAGTGATAGCGCTCAGTTTCAAGTTGATGAGCATCACTGAGGCGATGCGAACTTTGCTGGACGGCTTCAAGTTGATGCTTTTAGCTTGTGCAATATTGGTCATGGCCTGGTCCATCGGGACCGTGACCAAGGACATGAAGTTGGCAGATTATGTGGTTTCACTCGTCGGAGAGAACGTCTCTTTCGCATTAATACCGGCGATCGTGTTCTTGATCGGCATGTTCATTTCTTTCTCTACTGGAACTTCCTGGGGTACGATGGCAATCCTCACACCGATTGCGATACCTGTGGCCTACAGTATCACTAAAGATCCTTGGTTGTCAACGACGGTCATGGCGGGAGCGGTGTTCGCAGGTGCGATCTTTGGAGACCATTGTTCACCCATCTCTGACACGACTGTGCTCTCTTCGATATTCTCTGGTTGTGATCACATGGACCATGTGAACACGCAGATTCCTTACGCGATCACTTGTGCGATGGTGGCCTTGGTGATGTATCTGTTGTACGGAATCTTCAAGATCAGCCCGTTCGTTCTTTTGCCGATCGGAGTGATTCTTCTGGTTTTCTTGGCACGATTGTTGCACGCACGTTCTATGAAAAGTGTGGCATAA
- the gyaR gene encoding glyoxylate reductase: MNRFKVFVTRKILEEGLNMLKERYDVEVSDYDGVIPREMLLEKVKGVDALVSLLTDNIDAEVMDAAGPNLKIIANYAVGYNNIDVEEATKRGIMVTNTPGVLTETTADFAWTLLMAIARRVVEADRFVREGKFRGWEPMLLIGTDVHGATLGIVGFGRIGQAMARRALGFNMRVLYYDNARVDEQIEKELKATFVDLPTLLKESDFVTLHVPLTKETHHLIGEKELKMMKKDAYLINTARGPVVDEKALVKALKEGWIKGAALDVFENEPEVEPELLKLDNVVLAPHIASASYATRSKMSVMVAENVIKALSGEVPPNLVNPEVLKKK, encoded by the coding sequence ATGAATAGGTTCAAAGTCTTCGTGACGAGGAAGATTCTCGAGGAAGGATTGAACATGCTCAAGGAGCGCTACGACGTTGAAGTCAGCGATTACGACGGAGTCATACCCAGAGAAATGCTTCTGGAGAAAGTCAAAGGAGTCGATGCGCTGGTCAGTTTGCTCACGGACAACATAGACGCCGAGGTCATGGACGCCGCAGGTCCCAATCTGAAGATCATCGCGAACTACGCGGTGGGTTACAACAACATCGACGTCGAAGAAGCAACGAAACGAGGTATCATGGTCACGAACACACCTGGTGTGTTGACCGAGACCACAGCGGACTTCGCTTGGACCCTTCTCATGGCCATAGCACGAAGAGTCGTTGAAGCGGACAGGTTTGTCAGGGAAGGCAAGTTCCGCGGTTGGGAACCCATGCTTCTAATCGGCACCGACGTTCACGGAGCCACGCTCGGTATCGTGGGATTCGGGCGCATAGGTCAAGCCATGGCGCGAAGGGCTCTTGGATTCAACATGAGAGTTCTGTACTACGACAACGCGAGGGTAGATGAGCAGATCGAGAAGGAGTTGAAGGCCACCTTCGTCGATCTTCCAACGCTCTTGAAAGAATCGGATTTCGTCACACTCCACGTACCTCTCACAAAGGAAACACACCATTTGATCGGTGAGAAAGAACTCAAGATGATGAAGAAAGATGCTTACCTCATCAACACCGCGAGGGGTCCCGTGGTGGACGAAAAGGCGTTGGTGAAAGCTTTGAAGGAAGGTTGGATCAAGGGAGCTGCGTTGGATGTGTTTGAGAACGAACCCGAGGTAGAACCTGAACTGCTCAAGCTCGACAACGTAGTGCTCGCACCGCACATTGCTTCTGCTTCTTACGCCACAAGATCGAAGATGTCAGTCATGGTTGCTGAAAACGTCATCAAGGCACTCAGTGGTGAGGTACCGCCCAACTTGGTCAATCCAGAGGTACTGAAGAAAAAGTGA
- a CDS encoding sugar phosphate isomerase/epimerase family protein has protein sequence MYPWHDTFHMGLIHFMAYPNAKGEEEILSTVKRVLTDEFFQAIEVSALIEENTLKKIGKMCDVARVELLIAAQPLVLSRKLNLNSLNEEERRLAVDEIKKAVEKAYVSNAKAIAFLSGRMPEKEQLGAAKERLVESLCEICDYAKQRSEEFGYTLAVNLEVFDYSIEKNALVGPAPIAFEIASKVRSFHDNFGLTIDLSHQPLLFEDPFYTLNLLSPFVTHIHVGNAVLETNHVAYGDQHPRFGISGGKNDVEELTYFLKALVKIGYFERKLSTEKPVISFEVKPLPDEDPDLVVANAKRTFLTAYAKLLKEV, from the coding sequence ATGTATCCTTGGCACGACACGTTCCACATGGGCTTGATACACTTCATGGCGTATCCCAACGCGAAGGGTGAGGAAGAGATCCTCTCAACGGTGAAGAGAGTGCTCACGGACGAATTCTTCCAGGCGATCGAAGTGAGCGCGCTCATCGAAGAGAATACTTTGAAGAAGATCGGCAAGATGTGCGATGTTGCCAGAGTCGAACTTTTGATAGCTGCCCAACCTCTGGTTCTCTCCAGAAAATTGAATCTGAACTCGCTCAACGAAGAAGAAAGAAGGCTCGCCGTTGATGAGATCAAGAAGGCCGTTGAAAAAGCCTACGTTTCTAATGCAAAAGCCATCGCCTTTCTGAGTGGCAGAATGCCCGAGAAGGAACAACTCGGAGCGGCGAAGGAAAGATTGGTCGAATCTCTGTGCGAGATCTGTGACTATGCGAAACAGAGGTCTGAAGAGTTCGGTTACACGCTGGCTGTGAACCTCGAAGTTTTCGATTATTCGATCGAAAAGAACGCGCTCGTTGGTCCTGCACCGATAGCCTTCGAAATCGCTTCGAAGGTGAGATCTTTCCACGACAATTTTGGCTTAACGATCGATCTGTCACACCAGCCACTCTTGTTCGAAGATCCTTTCTACACACTGAATTTACTCTCACCTTTCGTGACGCACATCCACGTGGGCAACGCGGTGCTCGAAACGAACCATGTAGCTTACGGAGATCAACATCCGAGGTTCGGAATAAGTGGTGGAAAGAACGACGTGGAAGAACTCACCTACTTCCTCAAAGCTTTGGTCAAAATTGGCTATTTCGAAAGAAAACTTTCAACGGAAAAACCTGTCATCTCTTTCGAAGTCAAGCCGTTGCCTGATGAAGATCCAGACCTTGTTGTTGCGAATGCGAAGAGAACTTTCCTCACGGCCTATGCAAAACTTCTCAAGGAGGTTTGA
- a CDS encoding HpcH/HpaI aldolase family protein → MRENKTKKLLKEGKHAIGIMVSEIRTPGIAQMFATSGFDFFVIDTEHSPFSLETVQDMVWAARAGGITPIVRVPTRYGHHNLSRPLDSGAEGLLVPQVETREEVEQIIKATKYYPLGERGMALRRTPTNFASVRGEEVTKWANENTLIILQIESKEAIDHLEELILPGVDACLIGPNDLSQSLGVPGNTKHPLVQEYVDKFVEKCLKLNVPCGIHLPTPEALQPWIEKGMKLLMCSSDINLIVDNGKKIVDALKQMIQRR, encoded by the coding sequence GTGCGCGAGAATAAGACCAAGAAACTGCTGAAAGAGGGCAAACACGCCATAGGTATAATGGTGAGTGAGATAAGAACGCCCGGCATAGCACAGATGTTCGCCACATCGGGCTTCGATTTTTTCGTTATAGATACCGAGCATTCGCCTTTCAGTCTCGAAACCGTTCAGGACATGGTTTGGGCGGCGAGGGCCGGAGGGATCACCCCGATCGTCAGGGTGCCAACCAGATACGGCCATCACAATCTCTCCAGACCGCTCGACAGCGGTGCGGAGGGTCTTTTGGTGCCACAAGTTGAGACGCGCGAGGAGGTCGAGCAGATAATAAAGGCGACCAAGTACTATCCTCTCGGTGAGAGGGGCATGGCTTTGAGGAGAACACCGACGAACTTCGCGTCCGTGAGGGGTGAAGAGGTCACCAAGTGGGCCAACGAGAACACCCTGATCATACTGCAGATAGAGAGCAAAGAAGCCATAGACCATCTTGAGGAACTGATCTTGCCTGGTGTGGATGCGTGCCTGATAGGACCCAACGATCTGTCGCAGAGCCTCGGTGTGCCTGGGAACACGAAGCATCCACTCGTTCAGGAATACGTGGATAAGTTCGTTGAGAAATGTTTGAAGCTCAACGTACCATGTGGCATACACCTTCCAACGCCCGAGGCGCTGCAGCCATGGATCGAGAAGGGTATGAAGCTTTTGATGTGTTCCAGCGACATCAATCTGATCGTCGATAATGGTAAAAAGATCGTCGATGCCTTGAAGCAGATGATCCAAAGGAGGTGA
- the dapA gene encoding 4-hydroxy-tetrahydrodipicolinate synthase, with translation MSFVPKGVIPAVVTPMNNDESINESAFRKLLNYLIDNGVHGVFIIGSQGEFYALTKEEKIRLMEIAVEEVNGRVPVYAGTGGITTREVIELNDAAEKIGVDAVSIITPYYISPTQEELYEHYVKIAKATKLPVLLYNNPARTGGVKIDPKTVEKLAEIDNIVGIKDSSGDLTTTSDYIRRTKNKNFHVLAGRDTLILATLLYGGSGSIAATANVAPRLVASIYDYFVQGDLENAKRAQEELTPLRLAFELGTFPVVIKEALNMIGIEAGPARGPIKEMSEEKKAELRKVLQSMKLL, from the coding sequence ATGTCTTTTGTTCCAAAGGGAGTCATACCGGCGGTCGTCACACCCATGAACAATGACGAGAGCATCAACGAGTCAGCTTTCAGAAAGCTCTTGAACTATCTGATTGACAACGGCGTTCACGGTGTCTTCATCATAGGCAGTCAAGGAGAGTTCTACGCGCTGACCAAAGAAGAAAAGATCAGGCTCATGGAGATAGCCGTGGAAGAGGTGAACGGGCGAGTTCCTGTTTACGCAGGTACCGGAGGCATAACCACCAGAGAAGTCATCGAGCTCAACGATGCCGCCGAGAAGATCGGAGTCGATGCCGTTTCGATCATCACCCCATATTACATCAGTCCGACTCAAGAAGAACTCTACGAACACTACGTTAAGATCGCGAAGGCCACGAAGTTGCCAGTACTGCTGTACAACAATCCAGCAAGAACTGGTGGTGTAAAGATCGATCCAAAAACGGTTGAAAAACTTGCAGAGATAGACAACATCGTTGGTATAAAGGACAGCAGCGGCGATCTGACGACCACCAGCGATTACATAAGAAGAACCAAGAACAAGAACTTTCACGTGCTCGCAGGTAGGGACACGCTCATCCTCGCGACGCTCCTCTACGGTGGGTCAGGTTCGATCGCGGCCACGGCCAACGTCGCACCGAGGCTCGTTGCGAGCATATACGACTACTTCGTGCAGGGGGATCTCGAGAACGCGAAACGCGCTCAGGAGGAACTCACGCCGTTGAGACTCGCTTTCGAGCTCGGTACGTTCCCCGTGGTCATAAAGGAAGCGTTGAACATGATCGGAATCGAGGCGGGACCGGCGCGTGGACCGATCAAAGAAATGAGCGAGGAGAAGAAAGCTGAATTGAGGAAAGTGCTTCAGAGTATGAAACTTCTGTGA
- a CDS encoding hydroxyacid dehydrogenase, whose product MNVKVMIVQPIHESGVKMLLNAGFQVIQASSPEPSVVAREIVDCDGVIVRTAPFTAEIIRNAPKLKVIARHGVGVDNIDVEEASKHGIYVVNTPNANALSVAEATIAFILALAKRLKQMDLATRKGDFNIRDQFSTTDVDGKTLGIIGLGRIGSLVAKKCQAAFSMKVLAFDPYIDARKATELGVELVPLERLLRESDFVTIHVPFTPETRFMIREDQLKLMKPTAYIINMARGPIWDELAVLKAVEEGWIAGAATDVFIEEPPKNDHPFFKCEKILLTPHNAALTKECVIRMAEGAAQGVIEVLTGRKPSFPVNLDLLKKYGKI is encoded by the coding sequence ATGAACGTGAAGGTGATGATCGTTCAACCGATCCATGAGAGCGGTGTCAAGATGCTTTTGAACGCAGGTTTTCAAGTCATCCAAGCCTCAAGTCCAGAGCCTTCAGTCGTTGCCAGAGAGATCGTCGACTGTGATGGGGTCATCGTGAGGACGGCTCCTTTCACCGCAGAGATCATAAGGAACGCGCCGAAGTTGAAGGTGATCGCGAGGCACGGTGTCGGGGTGGACAACATCGATGTCGAAGAGGCTTCGAAGCATGGAATCTACGTTGTGAACACGCCCAACGCGAACGCACTCTCGGTGGCGGAAGCCACGATCGCCTTCATATTGGCTTTGGCGAAGCGACTCAAGCAGATGGACCTCGCGACGAGGAAGGGTGATTTCAACATCAGAGATCAGTTCTCCACGACGGATGTGGATGGGAAAACGCTTGGAATCATAGGGCTTGGAAGGATCGGCTCGCTCGTCGCGAAGAAGTGTCAGGCAGCCTTTTCCATGAAAGTCTTGGCGTTCGATCCCTACATCGATGCCCGCAAGGCTACAGAGTTGGGTGTTGAACTGGTCCCATTGGAAAGACTGTTGAGAGAGTCGGACTTCGTCACGATACACGTTCCTTTCACGCCCGAAACCAGGTTCATGATAAGAGAAGATCAGCTCAAACTCATGAAGCCCACAGCATACATCATAAACATGGCGCGCGGTCCAATATGGGACGAGCTTGCGGTCTTGAAAGCCGTCGAAGAGGGTTGGATAGCTGGAGCAGCCACGGACGTTTTCATAGAGGAACCTCCGAAAAACGATCATCCTTTCTTCAAGTGCGAAAAGATACTGCTGACACCACACAACGCTGCATTGACGAAAGAGTGCGTGATCAGGATGGCCGAAGGAGCCGCTCAAGGTGTGATCGAGGTTCTGACGGGAAGAAAGCCGAGTTTTCCGGTGAATCTGGATCTGCTCAAAAAATACGGAAAGATCTGA